CTGAAAGAACATTTATTAAAATTACAGGACAAGGTTGCTGTCCAAAGTACCAATATCGAAAAAACCCCCTTACTCCTTCGAGAAGAGGCCTGTTTTTCTATGGCTTGCGCATTCGCCGGTATGTTCTTTGTGTATAACCCATTTTTAATTTACCCATTTTTAAGATCTTTATTAAATTAACAAAAAGACAAGCTATCTGACTTATGCAGATAACTTGTCCTTTTCTTGCTTTTGTGGAAGCACGACAGTAAAGACTGTCTTTTCTGTATTACTTTGCACGAAAATATTGCCTCCATGCGCGTTTACGATTTCTTTGGCAATAGCCAATCCAAGCCCGGCGCCGCCTGTATTGGCAGAACGGGATGTGTCCAGCCGAAAAAATTTCTCAAATATCGTTTCCAGTTTTTCTCGTGGGATAGGATTACCTTGATTCGTAAAAGTAATAACAATATTTTTGTCCTGCTGTTTGGCAGAAATGTCAATGACGCTGTTTTCATAGCTATAGGCTAGCGCATTTTTCAGAATGTTATTAAACACCCGGGCCAGTTTGTCTGCATCTCCCCACAGGGTAAGTCCATCGGGCACATTGACGGACACCTGCTTTCCTTTTGGAGTCAACATTGGATAGAATTCATCCGCCATCTGCTGGAGCATGAACTGTAAATTGATTTTTTCTTTATTCAAAACAATCGTTTGAAGATTAAATCTTGTAATCTCAAAAAACTCATCGATAAGCTGCTCTAAACGATAAGCTTTTTCCAAGGTAATACCGACATATTTTGCCTTCTGCTCAGGAGGCATATCAGGAGCTTCATCCAGAAGACTTAAGTATCCTATAACGGAGGTCAGAGGTGTCTTGATATCATGAGCCAAGTAAACTACCAAATCATTTTTGCGCTGCTCGGCCTCAAGCGCGGCTTTCTTTTGTTTTCCCAAGTTGTTTTTCATCTGATTAAGCTTATTTTCCATAAAATCCAATTCCGGTGCCAAGATAATTTCAGCATTATATTCCTCAGCAAGTTTATCCATTCCGGCGCTGATTTCATCAAAATATTTTGTGAACCATGAAACAAAAAATCCAAAAAGGGTAACTAAAAAAATCAGGCTT
This genomic stretch from Dehalobacter restrictus DSM 9455 harbors:
- the vanS gene encoding vancomycin resistance histidine kinase VanS, encoding MAIKLKSKGAKRKNDYSKLKRKVFLQISLITVTAAVTVYLLREILRGQFGDLIVQFLVNAFHFNYSDALTIYQLVIRNNMDMILFVVSLIFLVTLFGFFVSWFTKYFDEISAGMDKLAEEYNAEIILAPELDFMENKLNQMKNNLGKQKKAALEAEQRKNDLVVYLAHDIKTPLTSVIGYLSLLDEAPDMPPEQKAKYVGITLEKAYRLEQLIDEFFEITRFNLQTIVLNKEKINLQFMLQQMADEFYPMLTPKGKQVSVNVPDGLTLWGDADKLARVFNNILKNALAYSYENSVIDISAKQQDKNIVITFTNQGNPIPREKLETIFEKFFRLDTSRSANTGGAGLGLAIAKEIVNAHGGNIFVQSNTEKTVFTVVLPQKQEKDKLSA